The following proteins are co-located in the Festucalex cinctus isolate MCC-2025b chromosome 15, RoL_Fcin_1.0, whole genome shotgun sequence genome:
- the scarb1 gene encoding scavenger receptor class B member 1 — protein MAASKSKAALCFLVAGVLLLVFGIVLAFVGPLIIRDQIVKNTVIDPKNELTYRMWKDIPVPFYMSVYFFNVVNPKEVLDGEKPVLEQRGPYVYRKRCQKDNISFHANNTVSYREYRRYFFQADMSAGNESDVVTIPNMLVLGAAVMMENLPFAVRLLISATFKSFKEGPFLTKTVGELMWGYDSGLVDFLNKYMPGMLPSSGKFGLFSEFNNSNTGLFTVFTGQDDIRNVHKVDSWNGLTELSYWRTAQCNMINGTAGQMWAPFMSRSSTLPFYSPDACRSLELVYGRAGSVKGVPSYRFVAPKTLFANGSDYAPNRGFCPCRQSGLLNVSSCRHNSPVFISHPHFFNADPALLDFVHGLRPDEDRHGLFIDIHPQTGVPLNVSIRLQLNLYIKRVLGITETGKIPETIMPMIWFEESGFIDGPVLDTFRTNLVLLPAVMEAVQYGFIALGLATVLVAALLRHRIRKATRQQSAHINGAPEKSGHQHSDK, from the exons ATGGCGGCGAGCAAAAGCAAAGCGGCGCTGTGCTTCCTGGTGGCGGGGGTCCTGCTGTTGGTGTTCGGGATCGTCCTGGCCTTCGTGGGTCCGCTCATCATCCGCGATCAGATCGTTAAG AACACGGTGATCGACCCGAAGAACGAGCTGACGTACCGCATGTGGAAGGACATCCCGGTGCCCTTCTACATGTCCGTCTACTTCTTCAACGTTGTCAACCCCAAGGAGGTCCTCGACGGCGAGAAACCCGTCCTGGAGCAGCGAGGACCTTACGTGTACAG GAAGCGCTGCCAGAAGGACAACATCAGCTTCCACGCCAACAACACCGTCAGCTACCGCGAGTACCGACGTTACTTCTTCCAGGCCGACATGTCGGCCGGAAACGAGTCGGACGTGGTCACCATCCCCAACATGCTGGTGCTG GGGGCGGCGGTGATGATGGAGAATCTTCCGTTTGCCGTGCGTCTGCTGATCAGCGCCACCTTCAAGAGCTTCAAGGAGGGCCCCTTCCTCACCAAGACGGTGGGCGAGCTCATGTGGGGCTACGACAGCGGCCTGGTGGACTTCCTCAACAAGTACATGCCCGGGATGCTGCCCTCCTCCGGCAAGTTCGGACTCTTCAGCGAG TTCAACAACTCCAACACGGGCCTGTTCACCGTCTTCACCGGCCAGGATGACATCCGCAACGTGCACAAGGTGGACTCCTGGAACGGCCTCACCGAG CTGTCGTACTGGCGGACTGCGCAGTGCAACATGATCAACGGCACAGCGGGTCAGATGTGGGCGCCGTTCATGAGTCGAAGCTCCACGCTGCCCTTCTACAGTCCCGACGCCTGCAG GTCGCTGGAGTTGGTGTACGGGCGGGCGGGCAGCGTGAAGGGCGTCCCCTCGTACCGCTTCGTGGCGCCCAAGACGCTGTTCGCCAACGGCAGCGACTACGCCCCCAACCGGGGATTCTGCCCCTGCCGCCAGTCGGGCCTGCTCAACGTCAGCAGCTGCCGGCACA ATTCTCCCGTCTTCATTTCGCATCCTCACTTCTTCAACGCCGACCCCGCCCTGCTGGACTTTGTGCACGGCCTGCGTCCCGACGAGGACCGCCACGGACTCTTCATCGACATCCACCCG CAAACGGGCGTCCCGCTCAACGTGTCCATCCGGCTGCAGCTCAACCTTTACATCAAGCGAGTGTTGGGAATCAC CGAGACGGGCAAGATCCCCGAGACCATCATGCCCATGATCTGGTTTGAGGAG AGCGGCTTCATAGACGGTCCGGTCCTGGACACGTTCCGCACCAACCTGGTGCTGCTGCCCGCCGTCATGGAGGCGGTGCAGTACGGCTTCATCGCACTCGGCCTCGCCACCGTCCTCGTCGCCGCCCTGCTCAGGCACCGGATCCGcaag GCAACACGGCAACAGTCGGCTCACATCAACGGCGCCCCGGAGAAAAGCGGCCACCAACATTCAG ACAAGTGA